A region from the Manduca sexta isolate Smith_Timp_Sample1 unplaced genomic scaffold, JHU_Msex_v1.0 HiC_scaffold_373, whole genome shotgun sequence genome encodes:
- the LOC115442369 gene encoding LOW QUALITY PROTEIN: kelch domain-containing protein 10 homolog (The sequence of the model RefSeq protein was modified relative to this genomic sequence to represent the inferred CDS: inserted 1 base in 1 codon; deleted 1 base in 1 codon) gives MRSTKKDFIFEPFKLTEVKCRGIESPRPRSGHRIACDDSHIYCFGGYNPSLPLTNLQRDNPTWSPARPLFKELWSFSLVSRKWKQHRVVENMPDELASNAMYMSGKYLMIFGGTGAPFGNKCSNDVIVWRAGPGEAKLRVLDVTGAKPPGQYGQSVLCHDGYFYTVGGTNGFAYNCDIYRLDLRSLVWESVYVGTGQDGEPIGRYRHEVARVGEKLYVIGGGTGEWAFELMEIPVFDLETKKWTILSPKPDDSKKDIVSPLPRKCHSAVQVDTPHGVQVFVAGGSDGQAVFDDIWRLNISDLQWTLMQKTVLPHPXYFHSSAVTSYGCMYVFGGIEPKDDATSRNNILYKVWLCIPKLSEICWEALIAFHPRLYRVNRTHLLNLGIPGHFVNRIHPQ, from the exons ATGCGGTCCACAAAGAAAGATTTCATTTTCGAGCCCTTCAAGCTTACTGAAGTTAAGTGTCGCGGTATCGAAAGCCCTAGGCCTCGAAGTGGACACAGGATTGCATGTGACGATTCACATATATATTGTTTTGGTGGATACAATCCATCATTGCCTCTCACTAATCTTCAGAGGGATAATCCTACGTGGAGTCCGGCGCGCCCTCTCTTCAAAGAACTTTGGAGTTTTTCACTAGTTAGTCGAAAATGGAAGCAACACAGGGTGGTCGAGAATATGCCTGATGAATTAGCGTCAAACGCTATGTATATGTCTGGCAAATACTTAATG ATTTTTGGTGGTACTGGTGCTCCGTTTGGCAATAAATGCAGTAATGATGTGATTGTGTGGCGGGCGGGCCCTGGTGAGGCTAAACTACGAGTATTAGATGTAACGGGCGCCAAGCCA CCTGGCCAATATGGGCAATCAGTATTGTGTCATGATGGTTACTTTTATACAGTAGGTGGCACCAATGGATTCGCTTATAATTGCGACATATATAG aTTAGATCTGCGATCACTAGTTTGGGAATCCGTATATGTAGGAACAGGTCAGGATGGTGAACCTATTGGCAGATACAGGCATGAGGTAGCCCGTGTGGGTGAGAAACTTTACGTAATTGGTGGAGGAACTGGAGAATGGGCATTTGAACTGATGGAAATACCCGTATTTGATTTAGAAACTAAAAAATGGACAATATTGTCACCTAAACCTGATGATAGTAAAAAAGACATAGTGTCTCCATTGCCAAGAAAATGCCACAGTGCTGTGCAGGTTGACACACCACATGGAGTCCAAGTGTTTGTAGCAGGAGGATCGGATGGCCAGGCAGTGTTTGATGATATCTGGCGACTCAACATATCTGACCTGCAATGGACACTTATGCAGAAAACTGTTTTACCACATC TTTATTTCCACTCATCAGCTGTTACTTCATATGGGTGCATGTACGTGTTTGGTGGCATAGAACCAAAAGATGATGCCACAAGTaggaacaatattttatataaagtgtgGTTATGCATACCAAAGTTAAGTGAAATATGTTGGGAAGCGTTAATTGCATTTCATCCTAGATTATACAGAGTAAACCGAACACATCTGTTAAATCTTGGTATACCAGGACATTTTGTAAATAGGATACATCCTCAGTAA